From the genome of Streptomyces sp. JH34:
GCTGCACCGCGCGTTCTCCGTCTTCCTCTTCGACGAGCAGGGGCGGCTGCTGCTGCAGCGCCGTGCGCTCGGCAAGTACCACTCCCCCGGTGTGTGGTCGAACACCTGCTGCGGCCACCCGTACCCGGGAGAGGCGCCGTTCGCGGCGGCCGCCCGGCGCACCTACGAGGAGCTGGGGGTCTCGCCCTCGCTGCTGGCCGCGGCGGGCACGGTCCGCTACAACCACCCCGACCCGATGTCCGGCCTGGTGGAGCAGGAGTTCAACCATCTGTTCGTCGGAATGGTGCAGGAGCGCCTCCGCCCCGACGCGGAGGAGGTCGGCGAGACGGCGTTCGTGACCGCCGGTGAACTCGCGGAGCGGCATGCCGCCGCGCCGTTCTCGGCGTGGTTCATGACCGTGCTGGACGCCGCGCGTCCCGCGATCAGGGAGCTGACGGGACCGTCCGCGGGCTGGTGAGGCCGCGGGCCCCGCGGGGGGCGGTCAGAGCTGCGTCTTGAGGGGCAGCGCCGCCCAGATGATCTTGCCGCCGCCCGCGGTGTGCTCCACGTCGCAGGCGCCGCCCGCCTCGGCGGTGATCTCACGGACCAGGAGCAGGCCGCGGCCGCCGGTCTGCGCGTAGTCGGTGACCAGCGCCGTCGGGCGGTACGGGTGGTTGTCCTCGACCGCCACCCGGATCCACTCGGCCCCGATGGCCACCTCGACGGCGAGCTCGGGCGAGAGCAGCGCCGCGTGCCGGACCGCGTTGGTGACCAGTTCCGACACGATCAGCAGCAGCCCCTGGAGGATGTCGTCCTCGACGGGTACGCCCTGCCGGTCGATCAGGTCACGGACGGCGTGGCGGGCCTGCGGAACCGAGACGTCGACGGCGGGCGCGGTGAAGCGCCACACGCCCTCGTACGACACGGGATGGGCCGGAACACTCCCACGGCTCTCCATGGACCGCCACCCGCT
Proteins encoded in this window:
- the idi gene encoding isopentenyl-diphosphate Delta-isomerase, with amino-acid sequence MPTTPATAAHSSSNGTADAIMLELVDENGTTIGTAEKLAAHQAPGQLHRAFSVFLFDEQGRLLLQRRALGKYHSPGVWSNTCCGHPYPGEAPFAAAARRTYEELGVSPSLLAAAGTVRYNHPDPMSGLVEQEFNHLFVGMVQERLRPDAEEVGETAFVTAGELAERHAAAPFSAWFMTVLDAARPAIRELTGPSAGW
- a CDS encoding ATP-binding protein, whose product is MESRGSVPAHPVSYEGVWRFTAPAVDVSVPQARHAVRDLIDRQGVPVEDDILQGLLLIVSELVTNAVRHAALLSPELAVEVAIGAEWIRVAVEDNHPYRPTALVTDYAQTGGRGLLLVREITAEAGGACDVEHTAGGGKIIWAALPLKTQL